Proteins from one Elgaria multicarinata webbii isolate HBS135686 ecotype San Diego chromosome 3, rElgMul1.1.pri, whole genome shotgun sequence genomic window:
- the LOC134395599 gene encoding zinc finger protein 883-like, with translation MDRSEPRDCVTVFLSPSAPSREATRSSAVPWEARPGMLSGNFRPMKKTRHRIFPLSIPGLPSLLQTSAQPRRGNAVEIGSGGFRSTDPERVSAPGTPLAPGTGGALLLGGRCLVCEKAFHQSTHIKSHLRSHTGEKPYKCSKCGKCFAENKSLKEHQSCHTGEKPYKCSECEKGFVRRRTLKRHKRIHTGEKPYKCPACEKSFTNSGSLKVHQRIHTEKIYKCTECEKSFKKSIKLAIHQSIHTGEKPYECLVCEARFHRNAKSLKEHQRIHTGERPYQCSECGKSFIYRRTLKRHLIIHTNEKPYKCSECGKSFSNSGNLKSHQRIHTEDKPYQCFECGKSFSRSTHLNNHRRVHTGEKPYECSECGKNFRDSTGYKEHQRIHTGEKPYRCSCEKSFSRSTHLKRHQRTHTDEKPYKCSECGKSFRDNIKCTIHQRIHTGEKPYLCSECGKSFSCSTRLKTHERIHTGEKPYKCSECGNNFSCSARLKTHQRIHSGEKPYNCSECGESFSHSVTLKSHQRIHTGEKPYKCSECGKSFCRSTDFNSHQRIHTGEELYKCLLCGKSFSRKTHLNRHQRIHTGEKPYKCSECGKSFSINGNLKVHQRIHTRKKS, from the exons CCGAATATTCCCGCTCAGCATTCCTGGACTTCCCAGCCTTCTGCAGACGAGCGCCCAGCCGCGAAGAGGGAACGCCGTGGAGATCGGGTCGGGGGGCTTCCGATCCACCGATCCCGAGCGGGTTTCTGCACCAGGGACGCCTCTTGCTCCGGGGACGGGGGGTGCCCTTCTGCTGGGCGGGAGATGCTTAG tgtGTGAAAAGGCCTTTCATCAGAGTACGCATATTAAATCACACCTAAGAAGCCACACAGGtgaaaagccctataaatgctccaAGTGTGGAAAGTGTTTCGCTGAGAACAAAAGCCTTAAAGAGCATCAAAGTtgccacacaggtgagaagccctataaatgctctgaGTGCGAAAAGGGCTTTGTTCGTAGAAGAACCCTTAAaaggcataaaagaattcacacgggagagaagccctataaatgccctGCGTGTGAAAAAAGCTTCACTAATAGTGGAAGCCTTAaagtgcatcaaagaattcacacagagaaGATCTATAAATGCACCGAGTGTGAGAAAAGTTTCAAGAAGAGCATAAAACTTGCTATacatcaaagtattcacacaggtgagaagccttaTGAATGTTTGGTGTGTGAAGCACGCTTCCATCGGAATGC CAAAAGCCTTAAAGAGCACCAAAGAATACATACTGGCGAGAGGCCCTATCaatgctctgagtgtggaaaaagcttcatttATAGAAGAACTCTTAAAAGACATTTAATAATTCACACAAatgagaagccatataaatgttctgagtgtggaaagagtttcagtaatAGCGGTAACCTTaaatcacatcaaagaattcacacagaagaTAAACCATATCAGTGCtttgaatgtggaaagagcttcagtcggagcaCACACCTTAACAATCATCGAAgagttcacacaggggagaagccctatgaatgctctgaatgtggaaagaaTTTCAGAGATAGCACTGGCTATAaagagcatcaaagaattcacacaggcgagaagccctataggTGTTCA TGTGAAAAAAGCTTCAGCCGAAGCACACACCTTAAAAGACACCAAAGGACTCACACAgatgagaagccctataaatgctctgaatgtggaaagagtttcagagaCAACATAAAATGTACCatacaccaaagaattcacacaggtgaaAAGCCCTATttatgctcagagtgtgggaagagcttcagttgTAGCACTCGCCTTAAAacacatgaaagaattcacacaggtgagaagccttataaatgctctgagtgtggaaaTAACTTCAGTTGTAGTGCACGCCTTAAaacacatcaaagaatccactcaggcgagaagccttataattGCTCTGAGTGTGGAGAGAGTTTTAGTCATAGCGTAACCCTGaaatcacatcaaagaattcacacaggggagaagccctacaaatgctctgaatgcggaaagagcttctgTCGCAGCACAGACTTTAAttcccatcaaagaatccacactggTGAGGAACTGTATAAATGCTTGttgtgtgggaagagtttcagtcgaaAAACACATCTTaatagacatcaaagaattcatacaggtgagaagccctataaatgctcagaatgCGGAAAGAGTTTTAGTATTAATGGTAATTTGAaagtgcatcaaagaattcacaccagGAAGAAGTCCTAA